In a genomic window of Xylophilus rhododendri:
- the secG gene encoding preprotein translocase subunit SecG codes for MTIVHNLILIIQILSALTMIGLILVQHGKGADMGAAFGSGSAGSLFGASGSANFLSRSTAVAAVVFFVCTLALAYFGNLRVEGSNSVLDRALNTAPVTAPAAPVDTGPASQIPGNTPAAKGAAAPAASGSANVPAPAPAPKAP; via the coding sequence TCCGCCCTGACCATGATCGGCCTGATCCTGGTGCAGCACGGCAAGGGCGCCGACATGGGCGCGGCCTTCGGCAGCGGCAGCGCCGGCAGCCTGTTCGGCGCCAGCGGCAGCGCCAACTTCCTGTCGCGCAGCACGGCCGTCGCGGCCGTCGTGTTCTTCGTCTGCACGCTGGCACTGGCCTACTTCGGCAACCTGCGTGTGGAAGGCTCCAACAGCGTGCTCGACCGCGCGCTGAACACGGCGCCCGTCACGGCCCCCGCCGCACCCGTCGACACCGGCCCGGCCTCGCAGATCCCCGGCAACACGCCCGCGGCCAAGGGCGCGGCGGCACCGGCGGCATCGGGCTCGGCCAATGTGCCAGCGCCCGCTCCGGCGCCCAAAGCACCCTGA
- a CDS encoding NADH-quinone oxidoreductase subunit A, producing the protein MNLSQYLPVLLFILVGIGVGVAPQALGYLLGPNRPDAQKNSPYECGFEAFEDARMQFDVRYYLVAILFILFDLEIAFLFPWAVALKTIGATGFWAAVIFLGILVVGFAYEWKKGALDWE; encoded by the coding sequence ATGAACCTCAGTCAGTACCTCCCCGTCCTCCTGTTCATCCTGGTCGGTATCGGTGTCGGAGTAGCACCGCAGGCTCTTGGTTATTTGCTCGGCCCCAACCGGCCCGACGCACAGAAAAACTCCCCTTATGAGTGCGGCTTCGAAGCCTTCGAAGATGCCCGCATGCAATTCGACGTACGGTATTACCTCGTCGCGATTCTTTTCATCCTGTTCGACCTCGAAATCGCCTTCCTCTTCCCCTGGGCGGTGGCGTTGAAGACCATCGGCGCGACCGGCTTCTGGGCCGCCGTGATCTTCCTGGGCATCCTCGTCGTGGGCTTCGCCTACGAATGGAAAAAAGGCGCCCTGGACTGGGAATAA